From the Misgurnus anguillicaudatus chromosome 17, ASM2758022v2, whole genome shotgun sequence genome, one window contains:
- the pdcl3 gene encoding phosducin-like protein 3 isoform X1 produces the protein MQDPNADTEWNDILRKKGILPPKETPKDEDIEEEEQLRQQQSVVKTYEQMTLDELDENEDEFNEEDEMAIEMYRQKRLAEWKANQIKNVFGEVNEISGLDYVQEVNKAGDGIWVILHLYKQGIPLCTLINQHLSLLARKFPQTKFLKSISTTCIPNYPDRNLPTLFVYYEGEMKGQFIGPLVFGGMNLKCDELEWRLSETGAIKTDLEENPKKQIQDQLMTSIRCTGPNHRDGDEDSDED, from the exons ATGCAG GACCCAAACGCAGATACGGAGTGGAATGACATCTTGCGAAAGAAAGGCATTCTGCCCCCTAAAGAAACCCCTAAAGATGAGGACATTGAAGAGGAGGAGCAGCTTCGTCAACAACAGTCTGTTG TGAAGACCTATGAACAGATGACACTAGATGAACTCGATGAGAATGAAGATGAATTTAATGAAGAGGACGAGATGGCCATAGAGATGTACAG ACAGAAGAGACTAGCCGAGTGGAAAGCTAACCAGATAAAGAATGTATTTGGAGAAGTAAATGAGATCTCGGGACTGGATTATGTACAGGAGGTGAATAAAGCCGGAGATGGCATCTGGGTGATTCTACATCTCTACAAACAGGG AATTCCTCTGTGTACACTGATAAACCAGCATCTGTCATTACTGGCCCGCAAGTTTCCTCAAACAAAGTTTCTGAAATCTATTTCCACAACCTGCATTCCCAACTACCCCGATCGGAATCTGCCCACACTGTTTGTGTATTATGAGGGAGAAATGAAGGGCCAGTTCATCGGACCGCTTGTGTTTGGAGGAATGAACCTGAAGTGTGACg AGTTGGAGTGGCGTTTATCAGAGACGGGTGCTATCAAGACTGACCTGGAGGAAAATCCTAAGAAACAGATCCAGGATCAGCTAATGACATCCATTCGCTGTACGGGACCCAATCACAGAGATGGTGATGaagactctgatgaggactga
- the pdcl3 gene encoding phosducin-like protein 3 isoform X2 yields MQDPNADTEWNDILRKKGILPPKETPKDEDIEEEEQLRQQQSVVKTYEQMTLDELDENEDEFNEEDEMAIEMYRQKRLAEWKANQIKNVFGEVNEISGLDYVQEVNKAGDGIWVILHLYKQGIPLCTLINQHLSLLARKFPQTKFLKSISTTCIPNYPDRNLPTLFVYYEGEMKGQFIGPLVFGGMNLKCDELEWRLSETGAIKTDLEENPKKQIQDQLMTSIRCTGPNHRDGDEDSDED; encoded by the exons ATGCAGGACCCAAACGCAGATACGGAGTGGAATGACATCTTGCGAAAGAAAGGCATTCTGCCCCCTAAAGAAACCCCTAAAGATGAGGACATTGAAGAGGAGGAGCAGCTTCGTCAACAACAGTCTGTTG TGAAGACCTATGAACAGATGACACTAGATGAACTCGATGAGAATGAAGATGAATTTAATGAAGAGGACGAGATGGCCATAGAGATGTACAG ACAGAAGAGACTAGCCGAGTGGAAAGCTAACCAGATAAAGAATGTATTTGGAGAAGTAAATGAGATCTCGGGACTGGATTATGTACAGGAGGTGAATAAAGCCGGAGATGGCATCTGGGTGATTCTACATCTCTACAAACAGGG AATTCCTCTGTGTACACTGATAAACCAGCATCTGTCATTACTGGCCCGCAAGTTTCCTCAAACAAAGTTTCTGAAATCTATTTCCACAACCTGCATTCCCAACTACCCCGATCGGAATCTGCCCACACTGTTTGTGTATTATGAGGGAGAAATGAAGGGCCAGTTCATCGGACCGCTTGTGTTTGGAGGAATGAACCTGAAGTGTGACg AGTTGGAGTGGCGTTTATCAGAGACGGGTGCTATCAAGACTGACCTGGAGGAAAATCCTAAGAAACAGATCCAGGATCAGCTAATGACATCCATTCGCTGTACGGGACCCAATCACAGAGATGGTGATGaagactctgatgaggactga
- the nms gene encoding neuromedin-S isoform X2, translated as MSACFHHFYMICALGLSVSSFYSAVESFPLTDCDDYGVYIQGSALLSTLCDLEWRDQKQEQIQNVFKRFLFHYSKAQNSVGSVDRESHSVHPLMRLSPKLSLRRKKQQLKNVCGTSGRFTEVVN; from the exons ATGAGCGCGTGTTTTCATCACTTTTATATGATTTGTGCTTTAGGTTTGTCTGTCAGCAGCTTTTATTCAGCTGTCG AAAGCTTTCCCCTGACAGACTGTGATGACTATGGAGTTTACATTCAG GGCTCAGCTTTACTCAGTACATTGTGTGATCTGGAGTGGAGAGATCAGAAGCAG GAACAGATTCAGAATGTTTTTAAGAGG TTTCTCTTTCACTACTCCAAAGCACAGAATTCAGTCGGCTCAGTAGACAGAGAG TCTCATTCGGTTCATCCACTGATGCGTCTCTCCCCAAAACTGTCTCTGCGTCGGAAGAAACAACAG CTGAAGAACGTTTGTGGAACGTCTGGAAGATTCACTGAAG TTGTAAACTAA
- the nms gene encoding neuromedin-S isoform X1, which translates to MSACFHHFYMICALGLSVSSFYSAVESFPLTDCDDYGVYIQGSALLSTLCDLEWRDQKQEQIQNVFKRFLFHYSKAQNSVGSVDRESHSVHPLMRLSPKLSLRRKKQQLKNVCGTSGRFTEGLHTNTLQ; encoded by the exons ATGAGCGCGTGTTTTCATCACTTTTATATGATTTGTGCTTTAGGTTTGTCTGTCAGCAGCTTTTATTCAGCTGTCG AAAGCTTTCCCCTGACAGACTGTGATGACTATGGAGTTTACATTCAG GGCTCAGCTTTACTCAGTACATTGTGTGATCTGGAGTGGAGAGATCAGAAGCAG GAACAGATTCAGAATGTTTTTAAGAGG TTTCTCTTTCACTACTCCAAAGCACAGAATTCAGTCGGCTCAGTAGACAGAGAG TCTCATTCGGTTCATCCACTGATGCGTCTCTCCCCAAAACTGTCTCTGCGTCGGAAGAAACAACAG CTGAAGAACGTTTGTGGAACGTCTGGAAGATTCACTGAAGgtctgcacacaaacacactgcaGTAA
- the nms gene encoding neuromedin-S isoform X3: MSACFHHFYMICALGLSVSSFYSAVESFPLTDCDDYGVYIQGSALLSTLCDLEWRDQKQEQIQNVFKRFLFHYSKAQNSVGSVDRESHSVHPLMRLSPKLSLRRKKQQRS, encoded by the exons ATGAGCGCGTGTTTTCATCACTTTTATATGATTTGTGCTTTAGGTTTGTCTGTCAGCAGCTTTTATTCAGCTGTCG AAAGCTTTCCCCTGACAGACTGTGATGACTATGGAGTTTACATTCAG GGCTCAGCTTTACTCAGTACATTGTGTGATCTGGAGTGGAGAGATCAGAAGCAG GAACAGATTCAGAATGTTTTTAAGAGG TTTCTCTTTCACTACTCCAAAGCACAGAATTCAGTCGGCTCAGTAGACAGAGAG TCTCATTCGGTTCATCCACTGATGCGTCTCTCCCCAAAACTGTCTCTGCGTCGGAAGAAACAACAG AGAAGCTGA